In Pyricularia oryzae 70-15 chromosome 2, whole genome shotgun sequence, one genomic interval encodes:
- a CDS encoding methylmalonate-semialdehyde dehydrogenase gives MRRALSRSITANASRTSRTSAGQFLAVNRIDSRLSMASSQSGSAARRLQATAQQLRPIASAAMASTPTNYPTTHEKITEPVDTPYFIDNKFIASEATSFIDLHDPATNNLVTRVPQMTDAELKAAVASAEKAFPAWRATSVLARQQIMFKFVALIRENWDRLAASITLEQGKTFADAKGDVLRGLQVAEAACAAPELLKGEVLEVAKDMETRTYREPLGVVAAICPFNFPAMIPLWCIPIATITGNTLILKPSERDPGAAMILAELCQKAGFPDGVVNIVHGAHNTVNFILDDPAIKAISFVGGNKAGEYIFSRGSANGKRVQANLGAKNHAAVLPDCNKNQFLNAIVGAAFGAAGQRCMALSTLVMVGETKEWLPELAELAKGLSVNGGFEEAADLGPVISPQSKERIESLIASAEKEGAKILLDGRGFAPSKYPNGNWVGPTIITDVTKDMECYKQEIFGPVLVCLNVETLDDAVELINSNEYGNGVAIFTRSGATAEKFRRNIEAGQVGINVPIPVPLPMFSFTGNKKSVAGGGASTFYGKPGINFYTQLKTVTALWQSADAISKKADVAMPTHS, from the exons ATGCGTCGGGCACTCTCTAGGAGCATAACTGCGAACGCCAGCCGCACGTCTCGAACATCAGCAGGGCAATTTCTCGCCGTAAACAGGATCGACTCGAGATTATCAATGGCTTCTTCTCAGTCAGGCAGCGCCGCCCGTCGGCTGCAGGCCACCGCCCAGCAGCTGCGGCCCATTGCGTCGGCAGCCATGGCGAGCACCCCGACCAACTACCCGACGACGCACGAAAAGATCACTGAGCCCGTTGACACCCCTTACTTCATCGACAACAAGTTTATCGCCTCAGAGGCCACATCCTTTATCGACCTGCACGACCCGGCCACCAACAACCTGGTGACGCGGGTGCCTCAGATGACGGACGCCGAGCTAAAGGCTGCCGTAGCCTCGGCTGAGAAGGCCTTCCCTGCATGGCGTGCAACCAGCGTTCTTGCCCGTCAGCAGATCATGTTCAAGTTTGTTGCACTCATCCGCGAGAACTGGGACAGGCTGGCCGCCAGCATCACGCTCGAGCAGGGCAAGACCTTTGCCGACGCCAAGGGTGACGTCCTTCGTGGTCTGCAGGTTGCTGAGGCAGCCTGTGCTGCCCCTGAGTTGCTCAAGGGCGAGGTTCTCGAAGTCGCCAAGGACATGGAGACAAGGACGTACCGTGAGCCCTTGGGAGTTGTTGCTGCTATCTGCCCATTTA ACTTCCCTGCAATGATTCCACTGTGGTGCATTCCCATTGCCACCATAACTGGAAACACCCTGATCCTCAAGCCCTCGGAGCGTGACCCTGGCGCGGCCATGATCCTGGCAGAGCTATGCCAGAAGGCTGGCTTCCCTGATGGTGTTGTCAACATCGTTCATGGCGCTCACAACACAGTAAACTTCATTCTTGACGACCCAGCCATTAAGGCAATTTCCTTTGTCGGTGGCAACAAGGCCGGCGAGTACATCTTCAGCCGCGGCAGCGCCAACGGCAAGCGTGTACAAGCCAACCTGGGTGCCAAGAACCACGCTGCTGTGCTCCCCGACTGCAACAAGAACCAGTTCCTAAACGCCATAGTTGGAGCTGCTTTTGGAGCTGCTGGCCAGCGCTGCATGGCGCTCAGCACGCTGGTTATGGTTGGTGAGACGAAGGAGTGGCTGCCGGAGCTTgcggagctggccaagggatTGAGTGTCAACGGCGGTTTCGAAGAGGCCGCTGATCTCGGTCCCGTTATCAGCCCACAGAGCAAGGAGCGTATCGAGTCCCTGATCGCCAGTGCCGAGAAGGAGGGTGCCAAGATCCTGCTCGACGGCAGAGGCTTCGCGCCGTCAAAGTACCCCAACGGCAACTGGGTTGGACCTACCATCATCACAGACGTGACCAAGGACATGGAGTGCTACAAGCAGGAGATCTTCGGGCCAGTACTTGTCTGCCTGAACGTCGAGACCCTGGACGATGCCGTCGAGCTGATCAACAGCAACGAGTACGGCAACGGTGTTGCCATCTTCACGCGCTCCGGCGCCACGGCCGAAAAGTTCCGCCGCAACATCGAGGCCGGCCAGGTCGGCATCAACGTGCCCATCCCCGTGCCCCTGCCCATGTTCTCATTCACCGGCAACAAGAAGAGTGTGGCGGGCGGTGGCGCAAGCACGTTTTACGGAAAGCCGGGAATCAACTTTTACACGCAGCTCAAGACTGTCACTGCTTTGTGGCAGTCGGCCGATGCTATTTCCAAGAAGGCAGATGTCGCCATGCCCACGCATAGCTGA
- a CDS encoding calnexin, whose protein sequence is MQYRFIAAALSTASLFVGTYAAEDAQKVIKDDATAASSAAPSSTSSAAPELSTFKPTKLKAPFLEQFTEDWETRWKPSHAKKNMKGSGKDEEEWAFVGEWAVEEPTVYKGMEGDKGLVVKNPAAHHAISAKFPKKIDAKGKPLVVQYEVKLQKGLECGGAYMKLLRDNKALHQDEFSNTTPYVIMFGPDKCGHTNKVHFIFNHKNPKTGEYEEKHLNSPPTARIVKTTELYTLIVHPNNTFIIQQNGEQVKQGSLLEDFTPAVNPPAEIDDAKDKKPEDWVDEARIADPEAKKPEDWDEEAPYEIVDEEATKPEDWLEEEPLSIPDPESKKPEDWDDEEDGDWIAPTVPNPKCGEVSGCGPWTKPMIKNPAYKGKWTAPLIDNPAYKGEWAPRKIKNPDYFEDKTPANFEPMGAIGFEIWTMQNDILFDNIYIGHSVEEARKFAEETFFEKHPIEQLLELAEKPKEEETPKPTGEKTLLEDPVAYAKERLDLFLSIAKDSVPDAIRLVPQVPAAAGAILVTLIALLSAVLGGGSAAPAAKKVASDVKDKAKDVKASAVATGAEVKEGATKRATRSQQ, encoded by the exons ATGCAGTATCGCTTCATCGCAGCTGCGCTGTCCACAGCTAGCCTCTTTGTCGGCACCTATGCGGCCGAAGATGCTCAAAAGGTCATCAAGGATGATGCGACCGCTGCTTCCAGTGCTGCCCCGAGCTCTACAAGCTCAGCAGCGCCGGAGCTTTCCACATTCAAG CCTACAAAGCTCAAGGCTCCATTCCTAGAGCAGTTTACCGAAGACTGGGAGACGCGATGGAAGCCATCGCACGCCAAGAAGAACATGAAGGGATCCGGAAAGGATGAGGAGGAGTGGGCTTTCGTCGGTGAATGGGCCGTTGAGGAGCCTACAGTATACAAGGGCATGGAGGGCGACAAGGGTCTCGTTGTGAAGAACCCGGCCGCCCACCACGCTATCTCCGCCAAGTTCCCCAAGAAGATTGACGCCAAGGGCAAGCCTTTGGTTGTTCAGTATGAGGTCAAGCTTCAGA AGGGCCTCGAGTGCGGTGGCGCCTACATGAAGCTCCTCAGGGACAACAAGGCTCTTCACCAGGACGAGTTCAGCAACACTACCCCCTACGTGATCATGTTCGGTCCCGACAAGTGCGGTCACACCAACAAGGTTCACTTTATCTTCAACCACAAGAACCCTAAGACGGGCGAGTACGAGGAGAAGCACCTGAacagcccacccaccgcTCGCATCGTTAAGACGACCGAGCTCTACACTCTGATTGTTCACCCGAACAACACCTTCATCATCCAGCAAAATGGAGAGCAGGTGAAGCAGGGCAGCCTTCTGGAGGACTTTACCCCTGCGGTCAACCCTCCCGCGGAGATCGACGAtgccaaggacaagaagcccGAGGACTGGGTTGACGAGGCGCGTATCGCTGAccccgaggccaagaagcctGAGGACTGGGACGAGGAAGCCCCGTACGAGATTGTTGATGAGGAGGCTACCAAGCCTGAGGATTGGCTTGAGGAGGAGCCTTTGAGCATTCCCGACCCTGAGTCCAAGAAGCCCGAGGACTGggatgacgaggaggatgGTGACTGGATCGCCCCGACTGTTCCCAACCCCAAGTGTGGCGAGGTTTCTGGCTGTGGTCCCTGGACTAAGCCCATGATCAAGAACCCGGCCTACAAGGGCAAGTGGACCGCGCCTCTCATCGACAACCCTGCCTACAAGGGCGAGTGGGCTCCTCGCAAGATTAAGAACCCTGACTACTTTGAGGACAAGACTCCTGCCAACTTCGAGCCCATGGGAGCT ATCGGCTTTGAGATCTGGACCATGCAGAACGACATCCTCTTTGACAATATCTACATCGGCCACTCCGTCGAGGAGGCCCGCAAGTTTGCCGAGGAGACCTTCTTCGAGAAGCACCCCATTGAGCAGCTTCTTGAGCTCGCTGAGAAgcccaaggaggaggagacgCCCAAGCCAACCGGCGAGAAGACTCTCCTGGAGGACCCCGTCGCCTACGCCAAGGAGAGGCTCGACCTGTTCCTCAGCATTGCCAAGGACAGCGTTCCGGATGCCATTCGTCTGGTTCCCCAGGTTCCTGCGGCCGCTGGTGCCATTCTCGTCACCCTGATTGCCCTCCTTTCAGCTGTTCTCGGCGGTGGCTCGGCTGCCCCGGCCGCTAAGAAGGTTGCTTCTGATGTCAAGGACAAGGCTAAGGATGTCAAGGCTTCCGCCGTGGCCACCGGAGCTGAGGTCAAGGAGGGCGCTACCAAGCGTGCTACCCGCAGCCAGCAGTAA
- a CDS encoding methylthioribulose-1-phosphate dehydratase, whose amino-acid sequence MSSDISNNDHLVLSDNPDHPANLIPSLCAKFWTLGWVTGTGGGCSIRENDLVYIAPSGVQKELMKAADIYVLSLAAQTASLRDRVYLRSPPCYKPSQCTPLFLAAFTKRRAGCCIHTHSQWAVLVTLILEAGGGPGGAEDAREFRINNIEQIKGFGKGFEKSGNLGYHDTLRIPVIENTAHEEDLTEFLEEAMDKYPDTYAVLVRRHGVYVWGDNVHKAKTQCESLDYLFQLAVEMKKMSLPWITDITPVKTRRS is encoded by the exons ATGTCGTCCGACATCAGTAACAACGACCACCTTGTACTCTCTGATAACCCAGACCATCCTGCCAACCTGATTCCGTCCTTGTGTGCAAAATTTTGGACGCTTGGTTGGGTCACGGGCactggtggaggatgctccATCCGCGAAAA TGACCTTGTTTACATTGCTCCATCCGGGGTTCAAAAGGAGCTCATGAAGGCCGCGGATATTTATGTCCTGTCCCTTGCGGCCCAGACCGCCAGCCTCCGGGACAGAGTCTACCTCCGCAGCCCACCGTGCTACAAGCCTTCGCAGTGCACGCCGCTGTTCCTGGCCGCCTTCACCAAGCGTCGTGCCGGTTGCTGCATTCACACGCACAGTCAATGGGCCGTCCTCGTGACCTTGATCCTCGAGGCTGGCGGCGGTCCCGGCGGGGCAGAAGATGCGCGTGAATTCCGCATCAACAACATTGAGCAGATCAAGGGCTTTGGCAAAGGCTTTGAAAAGTCGGGCAATCTTGGCTACCACGACACGCTTCGCAttccagtcattgagaataCGGCCCACGAGGAGGATCTTACCGAGTTCCTCGAAGAGGCCATGGACAAGTACCCTGATACATACGCAGTGCTGGTTCGTCGCCATGGTGTATACGTTTGGGGGGACAATGTTCACAAGGCAAAGACTCAGTGCGAGAG TCTCGATTATCTCTTCCAGTTGGCTGTCgagatgaagaagatgagCCTCCCATGGATAACGGATATCACCCCAGTCAAGACACGTAGGTCATAA